In Osmerus mordax isolate fOsmMor3 chromosome 16, fOsmMor3.pri, whole genome shotgun sequence, the genomic stretch CAACAGCTAATGGAACAGGAAACAACCCTCAGGGATGCCCTCAAGGCGAAAGAAAAAGAACAAGAAATCCGGGAGACACTGCAACAGGAGAACAAGGAACTGGCTACGGAACTGGGAGACCTAAAAGAAGAAATACACGGGGTTCAGAAAAGCAAAGAGGACTCAACCGCCCTCATGGAAAACACAGTGAAGATATTGGATGAAGCTAATGAAAAAGTAGCAGACTACGACCACCTAAAAGAAGAATTGCACACTCTCTACACAAAATTACAACACCTGGACCAAGATCTCTCACACATCACAGCTGACAGGGAGACAATGAAGAAAGACTTATATGAAACCAAAGTGGAACTACTATCTACCATTCATAAGCTGAACAAAGCGAACGCCACGATCCTAGACAAAGAAAACTCAAACACCGACCGACGGTGGAGAACTGACATCAGAGAAATAGATCTGCAACCAAGAAACCAGTACCCAAGACAGCTGCACTCACCTGAAGCACCCCTCCACTCCGAGTAGGAAACAAGAAGACCATATAGGGATACATCCACTCCCAGCCAATCTCTGTACCAAGCTGACACAAATCCACGAAGAACGAGGGGAACAGAAGATGTGGAGCAGCCGAGCAGAAGACTGGATGACCAGAAAATGGAGCTACAATTCCAACCTGAACGTTGCGGTCAGACCACAGCCCCAAACAGATGGGATGATGATGAACCCTCAAGCCCAGCCCAACAACAGAATGCAAGGAAATCGCATGTACTGCAATCAGCAGTGTCCCTAGATCTGTTATCAAAAATTAGCATAGAAAGGTTTGATCCAGACAATCCCACTCAGAGCATTGAGATGTATCTAGAACAACTGAACTACAATCTGGAACGCCTGCCTACAGCTACATACGCGGACAAGCTGTACCTATTGAAGAACACCTCTTCCAGCTCAATCAGAGCCCTGCTTGACAGGCAACCTGCTGGAGAACGCCACAGCTATGACATGGCTTGCCGGACCCTCAAGGCTTGGCACTCAGAAAGTAAAAGCTCCTGCTGCACTACCGcctgcacacaaaacaaaaggccAACGAAAACCCAAAGACATTCTATGAGAGGTTCCGGAAAGCCTATTTTGCAACAGAAAACCAACCCGGAGGAGAAGAAACTCCCATGTTCAAGTCAGTGTTCATCAACAACCTCTCCCAATCCATAAAACCCTTCATGACGACCTTCGCGAACCAGGAAACCATGACGGCTCTGCAGCTGAGGGACATGGCATATAAATCATGGGCGAACAACAATCGATCTCAAGACTCAAATGTCCATGTGGTGGAATCAGACTCACACCTACAACTAGAAGGAAGAGAACTCCAGAGACCCTACGAACCCAGACCCGCCTACAAGCAACCCTCCTATAATGCACGAGACCCCTCAACAAGACCCGAACAATATCAAAACAATTACAACAGACAACAACTATGGATACAAACAACACTCCTATCACGCAAGAAACCACTCAACAAGACCCACACCGTACcaaaacgaacacaacaaccctGGACGACACCAAGACAactgtaacaaaacaaacaaaccccaagagtatcaacaaaaagaaaaacatgaagAGAACATAGAAATCATGAAGAAAAACATTAGTGACAAACTAAGAAAATTGGATGAAGCAAACAAAAAGGATCCGTCAGACCCAGCATGACTAGAAGGCCCCAACACGGAAAACACACCTCAAATGCTCCCCATTGGAtggaagaaagggaagaggacccAAAAACACCACAAACTCACAAGAAGACAACCTCCAGAAACAAGAACATACAAACAAGAcccacagttacacacatttCTGGGTGAGCTTTCCAGAAAAGGAAGAGCTAACCGAAGCTATGTCCCCATCACACTTGAAGATGAAGTGCCCTGCGAAGGATTGCTGGACACAGGAGCAGAAATCTGCCTGATTGCACCCACCTTGGCCGCTCAGCTAAAAGAAATAGCCAGATCAAACAGAAGATGGATTAAAAGTGAAGATAGTGAATTCAACATCACAAGCTTCACCCAAAACAAAGCTCCAGTCACAGAGACACTGTACTTGAAGCTAACatttggggaaatgtccctaATCCACCCCATCCATGTCTCACCGCTTGAGACCGAAAAACTGCTGATTGGACACGATCTACTCAACAGACTGGAACCCCTCATAGACTTAAAACGAAACCAGATGTGGACCCACGTCAAGAAGCCCTATCCACTGCCTCACCCTGAAGTCCAGAACACAGTCTTcacagtggaaggggggggacatCCCACGTCTGATCCACATCTCTCAGAAGAGGACCCGATCCATGGGTTAGATGGCCGCTCCAGACCGCCACAGAGCTACGCCACTCACCCATCGAGACACAAGGTTCAAAGAGAATCAGCACAACGCCATGACCGTCGGCTGCCATCAGAAACCCACCTGCGACGAAAAGCATCACAGGTCCAAAAGAAGTCACATGATGCCAACTGGATGAGAGTGCAGAAAGTAGGAAAACCTACCATGGCCGACAAGCATCCCAGAAGAAGCAccccaactgtgacaaggtggcACAAACCCCGGAAGAAAACACTGCTACTCGCAGACAACAGGCCATGCACAGAggcctggggcccgttctccgtacgtcgctaactcagttagctggatttgattgttgacgatttgtcattatcttggattgctcggttcttcgaagctcatcctggacttgctgtcatagcaacaggtccgtaagcttaaacctgctcaggagcaggtttattttatgtaaacccgattagattgaggctttacaagcagaggtgatacaggaagtctgtcacagacatgtcttgtccgtttttactacaggaacctgttgcagaaggtgcaagaataattagcagaatttaacatgaaaccgaattaattgctcattgtgtgatagataggctccttaagcataGCGCGATATTATGCTAGCATACTTTTttagaggatagcctatcgtttttttgtgagtttgtcatttacataagaaatttgttgaaaccacatcatatgacattaaagatgataaatgaaaatatgaaagtatgaaaaaaaaaaaaaacataggcctagcttactgtaataagtgaTAAAACTCGTCACTCCTCtatatttaatttggtctgctactttttgccagccctctttcttggattttgcagactttgaggtgttccctggcgttctgataaaatcttcaaattcggagtaaccttcgaacaagctgttgctctgttgcggaaaaaacagggcgctcattttggccacggtgagcagccatagacttatgtgagcagccaatagcagcgttgctgatcaagttttctactatcgatacatacccccttttagaccaacgtataactcaatccagctatactaatcataaacaacaagtgtgttcgaagaaccgaattagccagatcatgataagtaagatgatgtcatcttggatgtgtcatttgatctcggatgtaataagcgacgtacagagaacgggcccctggccTGGCCTTATACCAGCAACCTGACCCTACCAAACTGCTGATGAAACAGGTGCACAACAGGTGCCTTGACCAAAGTGTCTCaacgtcacaaaaacaaacCTTCCTTTAAACCAAAATAGGCAAACACCGTCACAAGACGAATATGGCTCCACTAACCaatacttttatttcctaaatcTGTTACCAGAAACCCAACATGATTTACTTAGAGGTACTGTCAAAAGGAATGCCTTAGAGATACCGCCGCATAAGCCACCTTCCCTGGCCCCTGACAAATATGACCATGACTCCGGGAAGTCAAAGCCCACTTCCACTTCTattattttcattttaatttttctcctttctttctctttcctttttccttttatttCCTTTCATTTTTAGGCATAGAACCTTAGCCCAGAGAAACTTAGTAATAGGACCCAAGTTAGCCCCATTGATTCCTACGTTGTTTAGAGTCCACTCATGCCAATGTGTCCAGTAGAAATGCTATCGTACTGTCGTGTTTGTCTGTTCTCTGCTCTTCTTACGTGCCAACAGCCCAACGACGTCGAGTCATCGGATGTTGCCAGCAGGGGGAtatgtagcacagtccacagacaaagcacggtaccatcacaccttctcctacccccgacaaggaaagGGTTTTTCCCCgttgtccttctcccagaggagaagcttcaaagcttctggcccagcatggggtcagaaacagaggccacacggcccacagtatcagacaaaggatttataaggaagaactttcttatgtggatttacaaacatattctcaaggactacatggctcatggacactatttcaatgacagtagttgatgtgttataatgtgtgtttttctcatttacttagaatgttgtttaattgaggtttgattataacttcccttcaagtatagttaagtcagccaatcttgatatcaaaatgattgtaccatactaacaaaaccatttatgaatgttgtattgttatattctgaagtttaagcattccatggacagttgaaataacggaaTTCAAAAGGTACAgctacttcacacctaggcagatctcaggacgacgcccaggtggggggaaactgaccaatgaaagaggtcaccttcacggggaccccccccttgttctttggagtataaaatccccaaacgtacaatcacccccacttgttcgtaggattaaactgaggtgaacgcatctctctctaacctattcctctcaattgGCACATTccctgagcgcccggaactttgacgagagattccgctttctattcgttggacataacaaacctttgactccttcttcaaaccgacaaaagtaactacgatttgcaatatttcttacttgtgacatattggcatgttgcgattaaattgttgatgtttgattgtattttacaaatgagttaacttaacccttgttaaGTCAGTTGCCCTTactcgtccattgttaccccaaaggcctacctgtccctctctacccctctcccactctctccctccccccttcacacgtgctctacacagccattgtgttgctcgccctcatttgcatacagccactgtactactctgactaacccataacttatctggtatttgttcattataattacattctcctaaataaatcattgtgtataacaCTCGCGTAtcactcacgttatctgatctgctctactttcatagaattcactacttaagattagactgattattacgaaggctattatttcagtattattcaataaggtttcctctatccctttaacaataagaggtggtgcccccaagaactacatactttattataaattaagtattgctaatcttaaacgagcaaaccccgctacacagcCAATAGCTTCAAACACAGCTTAACACTGGTTCAAGTCAGAAAGAAAGAACTTTCGACCAGTAGTGTATTTATTCACCTTTCCACTGAGGAAGGACAGGTCTTCCACCCCCACGATGTGGAGATCCTCTGTTGACTGGTCATTCTAGAaaatatatatcatatatacaTTTTCTACAGCTAGGACAGATTATCTTATATGCAGTTGGCTATTGTTATCAAGCAGGCAGGAATCAAGGAAGGAGTACACTGCTTGGACCCTCACCATATAGCTCTTGAGGCGGATGAAGTTGACCCTCATGGGGAGGGTGTGGTCAGAGTTGCGGCTCAAGGCTTTGATCTTCTCTACCAAATCAGCACAGAATTGGTAGCCTCCCTTCAGCACACATAACACCACAATAGCATGATCCCCCAGGTCCTCCATTATGTTCCTGGCAAGGCGCTCTGTCCTACAAGGTACATCAAACAGGGTGTGAAGGTCCATTAGCTCACTTAGTTACAGGATGAGGGAAAACTATCACGTGTATGTAGAATAATTTAACAACTTGATGAGACAGTGGATGGATGTACTTCAGTTACCTGTCCATAATCACACCATGTGGAATGTAGACACATTCCAAATCCATAGAATAGTGCTCAGGATAACTGAACAAATCTAAATTGTATCCCGGCCAGTCATCCTTGATCTAGGAGTAAAAGCAATTACATGATATTTGCTAGCTAATTTATTTGATTTTAACAATCTACAATGTTACCATAATGTCAGGTAACTTTGTCAAAGTGATTTAATATTGTTTATATTGGATGCATGTTATTATTACGAAAGTTACTGGAATCACAATCGTCGACAAAATGACCAAATGAGTTACACATCCTTTGCTgggaccagagccatagaaaaatagagttgcgacacgctttgatctcgccgacacgtgatcacgtggttcatgtagctcgctgtagttccaaaaaaaaacactgctgtcaaccggtttgaatggttttcaatgaagctggccaacggaagtcgctttctcaggcaaatgatgaatgaaacaggctcggttaaagaaatccgatattctggctatcttcagcagacttgtatctacaaaaggcagtcctccctgacgtgtttggtgtagaatggagtgaaatacaacattgtgaacactcactgccagtgaaacacaggaaaaaagccagagcttttttgtcacgtggttccggtagctccctgtagctaaacaaaacccccactgctgtcaacctgtttgaatggttttcggtgggacagacagcagcaccatctcgattcacggacattttcggtatattaacacataatgtcaattggttactggtgtgttgtatcatgtatgtctgattctttattaacatgtattacatgaacttatacataacgcaatattgtgaagcagagctagaaatggctatgcttgctaccatactgtacaaactgtactgtaccatactgtacataccaaacagtagcctaatgaggactatattgttccacttaacgtttaaccttagacggttgaagtaaatgggtcttgttaaacgtttttttattcatcagcccacttacaatttagcctaccacattaacaacacttatatttgtagtacttgatgcaagttgaatctaaccattatcatcagcaactgctcaatttaagacaagaaaggagtttggtaaatagaacagaataaacaaggcaaccaactacattcaataaaacattttattgtacaatatgtcctgtgttcttccactccttttgtttgtagtgatccggtgatcttctggctatgatacatgtacagctagctagagtaaaagtgttgcttacgtagacctacagtctagctccaactgcatttagaatctaacaagcttacgataaactttaactaaagctggcaatataaaatactactaataacaattgatatgtggtggtcgaaatatgaaaaaatgcaggattttcgtgaatttaccagctaacttgcttcggaccacttaatttgcaattcattgttgctagctctactaactaggctaataagagctatatagagaagacttactttgtatgccaacgaacaccaataattagaactaatttgacagactataagccaactgacttctggttgtgatacacgtgctctctagctagtttcagtaaaagtgttgcttacgttagatactagctagaccgtctagctctaactgcgtttcgaatcaaacaagctataatcttacgataaactatctaaagctagctatatgaaatactactaatacaaattgatatgtggtggtaaaaatatgaGTTGAGAAACaagattttcatcaatttaccagctaacttgcttcggagacactgaaaatgaatggggttgaacggtggaaaatgcaatgtttggaactacaggtcgcatgtgacacgctttacttccgcattcctcgataacaatgggagtctatggaagtgtcgcaactctctttttctatggctctggctgGGACAAGTTCACCACCCAACCAGAAACTTTGAGGTTTAAGTAGACTTGCATCCATCCGTTGCCGATGTTTGCATTTGTGATTCAAGAACACGTACATTTATTTTTATCCAGTTGTATGTTATATTTACCACAACTCCGCTGTCTCTTCCTCCAGATAGGGCCACTAAGTTATCTGCCATGTTGTTCTCAAACCGAGGACAATCCTCTTTATAGACCGCGAAGTTGTGTTCAGAGAAAAGTGGCAGAGATCGTTGGGAAtacgagggaggaggggcatcCAACTGATAGAATGCCTGAAGGAAAATTGAGCAAGATGAGCATTGCCATCTTGTGGTCAACTTTGATAAGCTATCTATGAGAAACAATCATTTTCACTGCACTAttttgaatttgtatgtgttGATGATAAATGGGAAGCGAGGTGCCTGAGAACACACGCCGATGCTGTGCCTGTTTCCTTTAAAAtgtgaaaatgaaaatgtaccATTATCATCTATAATATCGTTTACAAACACAATGCCCTTTTCATACCAATCAAATTTAAATAACGATTTCCTGTTGATCACAATGACCCTATTGTTCCATAAGGTGGATCCATGTGGAGAAAAGTTATGGGTGAATATCAGTTTCCAATACTTTAGAATTTCTTTGTGGAAGTTTGATAACTTAATAGGAATTCTGGTCAACTCCAAATCACACTGTAGAAAAAATTCAAGCCctcctactttttaaaatatatttctaGGTATGTGAAACCACATAGAATCTGGTTGTGAAAGATACGTTTTCAACCAATTAATTTTAAAGGTCCCAAACATTGATTCGAAATCCAAAGTTTTGATACCACCCATATCATACTCCTTAACAAGCTGTGATTTCTTAACATAATGAGTTTTATTTCTCCACAAAAATTGGAAAATGACTGAGTTGGCTTTCTTAACATTACCAGGAGACACATACAAGGAGTGACTTGGATAAATTACTTTGGAAATACCTTCTGCTTTAGATAAAGTAACTCTACCAAGGATGGTGAGGTCTCTGGTAATTtttatgaaaagtgctcagtggcgcagtgaggcaagcgagagcacgaaactggaccgcgccatctttccacttccgactcttccggtctagctttaaacagtggctctttttttccctagctccgagaccttgtgcacgcttgcaactagctgtacacgtcagactttgcgacaaccagtcgcgagcatagatttatatggttgcgagcgtgtgagctaaggcatttcagtggcagaatggggtccgataagaatcagagacatgatgcaaactttacggaaatgtatgctgtcaccgtatagtattcctttcacttggtctTTAGAAATAAGCTATAGGgc encodes the following:
- the prtfdc1b gene encoding phosphoribosyltransferase domain-containing protein 1b, translating into MADNLVALSGGRDSGVVIKDDWPGYNLDLFSYPEHYSMDLECVYIPHGVIMDRTERLARNIMEDLGDHAIVVLCVLKGGYQFCADLVEKIKALSRNSDHTLPMRVNFIRLKSYMNDQSTEDLHIVGVEDLSFLSGKNVLIVEAIVDTGKTMKTLLKHVEAFRPKMIKVAGLLVKRVLNGAGCVPDYVGFEIPSRFVVGYALDYNEYFRDLNHICVLSERGKLKYKV